A window from Mytilus galloprovincialis chromosome 8, xbMytGall1.hap1.1, whole genome shotgun sequence encodes these proteins:
- the LOC143085418 gene encoding zinc metalloproteinase nas-39-like — protein sequence MSYVYLYMFALCSVPFFIDGSDFPVAYSSLIPLTATPQIQVFTSHPGYDGHVRYPDGNYTQDWYITTDWINHTIKIHFATCFIENIKGRCLFDYLYVYDGANSSSPELMKSCCGRTHSATLESSTGEMYILFETDNTVGDTGFEIEYWSNGITTTTMTTTTMTTPTTTTPVAQSTAFYNSSLITLTATPQIQVFTSHPDYDGHVRYPDGNYRQDWYITTNWINHTIKIHFATCFIENSKGICLFDYLNVYDGANSSSPELLRTCCRETHSATLESSSGEMYILFETDYTVGDIGFEIEYWSNGITTTGASHTGKLVYHKSKVTLPLIITC from the exons ATGTCTTATGTGTACCTATATATGTTTGCCTTATGTTCAGTGCCTTTCTTTATAGATGGATCCGATTTCCCTG TAGCATACAGTAGTTTAATACCATTGACAGCAACACCACAGATTCAAGTATTTACCTCACACCCGGGCTATGATGGACATGTACGTTATCCTGACGG GAACTATACACAGGACTGGTATATAACAACAGACTGGATCAACCACACCATAAAAATACACTTTGCTACTTGCTTCATAGAAAATATTAAAGGAAGGTGTTTGTTTGATTACCTTTACGTGTATGATG GGGCAAACTCCAGCAGTCCAGAATTGATGAAATCATGTTGTGGACGAACACACAGTGCAACTTTAGAAAGCTCTACCGGAGAGATGTACATCTTGTTTGAGACAGACAATACGGTAGGTGATACTGGGTTTGAGATCGAGTACTGGTCTAATGGTATCACAACGACGACTATGACAACGACAACTATGACAACACCAACTACGACAACACCAGTCGCTCAAtcaacag CATTTTACAACAGTAGTTTAATAACACTTACAGCAACACCACAGATTCAAGTATTTACCTCACACCCGGACTATGATGGACATGTACGTTATCCTGACGG GAACTATAGACAGGACTGGTATATAACAACAAACTGGATTAACCACACAATAAAAATACACTTTGCTACTTGTTTCATAGAAAATTCTAAAGGAATCTGTTTGTTTGATTACCTTAACGTGTATGATG GGGCAAATTCAAGTAGTCCAGAACTGCTGAGGACCTGTTGTAGAGAAACACACAGTGCAACATTAGAGAGTTCGTCTGGagaaatgtatattttgtttgagaCGGACTATACTGTAGGTGATATTGGTTTTGAAATCGAATACTGGTCGAATGGTATCACAACAACAGGAGCTTCTCATACAGGTAAATTAGTTTATCACAAATCAAAAGTAACATTACCACTTATTATAACATGCTAA